A single genomic interval of Prionailurus viverrinus isolate Anna chromosome A2, UM_Priviv_1.0, whole genome shotgun sequence harbors:
- the FCHO1 gene encoding LOW QUALITY PROTEIN: F-BAR domain only protein 1 (The sequence of the model RefSeq protein was modified relative to this genomic sequence to represent the inferred CDS: deleted 1 base in 1 codon), whose translation MSYFGEHFWGEKNHGFEVLYHSVKQGPISTKELADFIRERATIEETYSKAMAKLSKLASNGTPVGTFAPLWEVFRVSSDKLALCHLELTRKLQDLIKDVLRYGEEQLKIHKKCKEDAVGTLDAVQVLAGVSQLLPKSRENYLNRCMDQERLRRESTSQKEMDKAETKTKKAAESLRRSVEKYNSARADFEQKMLESAVRFQAMEETHLRHMKALLGSYAHSVEDTHVQIGQVHEEFKQNIENVSVEMLLKKFAESKGTGREKPGPLDFEAYSAAALQEAMKRLRGAKAFRLPGLSRREREPPAAVDSLEPDSGTCPEVDEEGFTVRPDVTQNSTAEPSRFSSSDSDFDDEEPRKFYVHIKPAPARAPACSPEAAAAQLRATAGSLILPPGPGGTMKRHSSRDAAGKPQRPRSAPRASSCAEKLQSDEQFSKNLFGPPLESAFDHEDFTGSSSLGFTSSPSPFSSSSPENVEDSGLDSPSHVAPGPSPDSWVPRPGTPQSPPSYRAPASESRGTRPLPASDSPQPLAPSPGPWGLEAVAGGDLMPAPADLTARDGLAAPPRRPRTRKVSCPLTRSNGDLSRSLSPSPLGSSSASTISERPSFSSQAGHGVSRGPSPVVLGSQDALPVATAFTEYVHAYFRGHSPSCLARVTGELTMTFPAGIVRVFSGTPPPPVLSFRLVHTSAIEHFQPNADLLFSDPSQSDPETKDFWLNMAALTEALQHQAEQNPAASYYNVVLLRYQFSRPGPQSVPLQLSAHWQCGGTLTQVSVEYSYRPGATAVPTPLTNVQILLPVGEPVTNIRLQPAATWNLEEKRLLWKLPDVSEAGGSGHLSASWEPCSGPSTPSPVAAQFTSEGATLSGVDLELVGSGYRMSLVKRRFATGMYLVSC comes from the exons ATGTCGTATTTTGGGGAGCATTTTTGG GGTGAAAAGAACCATGGCTTTGAGGTCCTGTACCACAGCGTGAAGCAGGGGCCCATCTCCACCAAGGAGCTGGCCGACTTCATCCGGGAGAG GGCCACCATCGAGGAGACCTACTCAAAGGCGATGGCAAAACTTTCCAAGCTGGCCAGTAATGGGACCCCCGTGGG GACCTTCGCCCCGCTGTGGGAGGTCTTCCGCGTCTCCTCAGACAAGCTGGCGCTCTGTCACCTAGAGCTGACACGGAAACTGCAGGACCTCATCAAGGACGTGCTCCGCTACGGCGAGGAGCAGCTCAAGATACACAAAAAG tGCAAAGAGGACGCGGTGGGCACCCTGGATGCCGTGCAGGTCCTGGCAGGTGTCAGCCAGCTCCTGCCCAAGTCCCGCGAGAACTACCTGAACCGCTGCATGGACCAGGAGCGGCTGCGGAGGGAGAGCACCAGCCAGAAGGAGATGGACAAG GCAGAGACCAAGACGAAGAAGGCGGCAGAGAGCCTGAGGCGCTCGGTGGAAAAATACAACTCAGCCCGCGCAGACTTTGAGCAGAAGATGCTGGAGTCGGCTGTG CGTTTCCAAGCCATGGAGGAGACCCACCTGCGGCACATGAAGGCACTGCTAGGCTCCTACGCCCACTCCGTGGAGGACACCCATGTGCAGATCGGGCAG GTGCACGAGGAGTTCAAGCAGAACATAGAGAACGTCAGTGTGGAGATGCTGCTGAAGAAGTTTGCAGAGAGCAAGGGCACAGGCCGGGAGAAGCCTG GGCCTTTGGATTTTGAGGCATACAGTGCAGCCGCCCTGCAGGAAG CAATGAAACGTTTGCGGGGAGCCAAGGCCTTTCGCCTCCCAGGACTGAGCCGGCGGGAGCGGGAGCCCCCTGCAGCTGT AGATTCCCTGGAGCCCGATTCAGGG ACGTGTCCAGAGGTGGATGAAGAAGGTTTCACTGTCCGGCCTGATGTGACCCAGAACA GCACGGCGGAGCCCTCTCGCTTTTCCTCCAGCGACTCGGACTTCGATGATGAGGAACCCCGCAAGTTCTACGTGCACATCAAGCCCGCCCCTGCCCGCGCCCCGGCCTGCAGCCCCGAGGCAGCTGCGGCGCAACTCAGGGCCACAGCTGGCAGCCTCATCCTTCCTCCCGGCCCAGGG GGCACCATGAAACGCCACTCTTCAC GGGACGCTGCTGGAAAACCACAGAGG CCTCGATCTGCCCCAAGAGCCAGCAG CTGTGCGGAGAAGCTGCAGTCAGATGAGCAGTTTTCCAAGAACCTCTTTGGGCCGCCCCTAGAGTCGGCCTTTGACCACGAAGACTTTacag GCTCCAGCAGCCTCGGCTTCACCTCCAGCCCCTCACCTTTCTCCTCCTCGTCGCCCGAGAATGTGGAGGACTCCGGCCTGGACTCGCCATCCCACGTGGCGCCTGGCCCCTCCCCGGATTCCTGGGTTCCCCGCCCCGGCACCCCGCAGAGCCCACCTAGCTATAGGGCACCGGCCTCCGAGTCGAGGGGGACACGGCCCCTGCCAGCATCGGACTCGCCGCAGCCCCTCGCCCCATCCCCGGGTCCCTGGGGGCTGGAGGCTGTGGCTGGAGGAG ACCTGATGCCTGCCCCTGCTGACCTTACAGCCAGAGACGGTCTGGCAGCCCCGCCCCGGAGACCCCGCACCAGGAAGGTGTCCTGCCCCCTCACGCGCAGCAACGGGGACCTG TCCCggtctctgagcccctccccgcTGGGCTCCTCGTCCGCCAGCACCATCTCAGAACGGCCTAGCTTCTCGTCACAGGCAGGACACG GAGTCTCCCGGGGACCCAGCCCTGTGGTCTTGGGCTCCCAGGATGCCCTGCCTGTGGCTACAGCCTTCACCGAATACGTCCACGCCTACTTTCGAGGCCATAGCCCCAG ctgCCTGGCTCGAGTAACTGGGGAACTGACCATGACCTTCCCTGCTGGCATCGTGCGTGTGTTCAGcgggaccccacccccacctgtccTCAGCTTCCGCCTCGTGCACACGTCTGCCATTGAGCACTTCCAGCCCAATGCTGACCTGCTCTTTAG TGACCCCTCCCAGAGCGACCCTGAGACCAAAGACTTCTGGCTCAACATGGCGGCTCTGACTgaggccctgcagcaccaggcgGAGCAGAACCCAGCTGCCTCCTACTACAATGTGGTGTTGCTAAGATACCAG TTTTCCCGCCCGGGTCCCCAGTCTGTGCCTCTGCAGCTGAGCGCCCACTGGCAGTGCGGGGGGACCCTCACTCAGGTGTCGGTGGAGTACAGCTACCGGCCCGGCGCCACGGCCGTGCCCACGCCCCTCACCAACGTCCAGATCCTGCTGCCCGTGGGGGAGCCCGTGACCAACATCCGCCTACAGCCAGCCGCCACCTG GAATCTGGAGGAGAAGCGGCTCCTTTGGAAGCTTCCAGATGTGTCTGAAGCAGGGG GCTCTGGCCACCTATCCGCCAGCTGGGAGCCCTGCTCGGGGCCCAGCACGCCCAGCCCTGTGGCCGCCCAGTTCACCAGCGAGGGGGCCACTCTGTCTGGCGTggacctggagttggtgggcagcgGCTACCGCATGTCGCTTGTAAAGAGGAGGTTTGCCACAG GGATGTACCTGGTGAGCTGCTGA